In a single window of the Acinetobacter tibetensis genome:
- the purB gene encoding adenylosuccinate lyase translates to MNALTALSPLDGRYASKCDALRPFLSEFGLIHARVTVEVRWLQALANHPEIVEVPAFSAETNAALDAIVTQFSEDDANRIKDIERTTNHDVKAVEYFLKEKIANIDELKNAGEFIHFACTSEDINNLSHALMLKSGRDVLVASMQQIIDAIAALAEKHAEQPMLSRTHGQTASPTTLGKEMANVAYRLARQIKQFQNVELLGKINGAVGNYNAHLSAYPDINWPAHSQAFVESLGLDFNPYTTQIEPHDYMAELFDALRRFNTILVDFNRDVWGYISLGFFKQKLKDGEVGSSTMPHKVNPIDFENSEGNLGLANAVLAHLGEKLPISRWQRDLTDSTVLRNMGVGFAQSLIAFEACLKGIGKLELNAARILEDLDNAQEVLAEPIQTVMRRYNVEKPYEKLKALTRGQAMTREMMLDFVNGTELEAVPAADRARLAEMTPASYTGNAAEQAKQIKDLIAKI, encoded by the coding sequence ATGAACGCTTTAACTGCACTTTCTCCATTAGATGGACGTTACGCTAGCAAATGTGATGCTTTGCGTCCTTTCCTCTCTGAGTTTGGTTTAATCCATGCTCGTGTGACTGTTGAAGTGCGCTGGTTGCAAGCGCTTGCGAACCACCCTGAAATTGTTGAAGTTCCAGCGTTTAGTGCTGAAACAAATGCAGCTTTAGATGCTATCGTTACTCAATTTTCTGAAGACGATGCCAACCGTATTAAAGACATTGAACGCACAACCAACCATGATGTAAAAGCGGTTGAATATTTCTTAAAAGAGAAAATTGCCAATATTGATGAACTTAAAAATGCGGGTGAATTTATTCATTTTGCATGTACCTCTGAAGACATCAATAACTTGTCTCATGCATTAATGCTCAAAAGTGGTCGTGATGTATTGGTTGCATCTATGCAGCAAATTATTGATGCAATTGCAGCATTGGCTGAAAAACACGCTGAACAGCCTATGCTTTCTCGTACACACGGTCAAACTGCCAGCCCAACAACTTTGGGTAAAGAAATGGCGAATGTTGCATACCGTTTAGCACGCCAAATTAAACAATTCCAAAATGTTGAATTACTAGGCAAAATTAACGGTGCTGTAGGTAACTACAATGCGCATTTATCTGCCTACCCAGACATCAACTGGCCTGCACACTCACAAGCTTTTGTTGAATCTTTAGGTTTAGACTTTAACCCGTACACGACACAAATTGAGCCACATGACTACATGGCGGAACTTTTTGATGCATTACGTCGTTTCAACACCATTTTGGTCGATTTTAACCGTGATGTATGGGGTTATATTTCTTTAGGTTTCTTCAAACAAAAACTTAAAGATGGTGAAGTCGGTTCTTCAACTATGCCACACAAAGTAAATCCAATTGACTTCGAAAACTCTGAAGGTAACTTGGGTCTTGCCAATGCTGTATTGGCACATTTGGGCGAAAAATTACCAATCTCTCGCTGGCAGCGCGACTTAACTGACTCAACTGTTCTGCGTAACATGGGTGTTGGTTTTGCTCAAAGCTTAATTGCATTTGAAGCTTGCTTAAAAGGTATTGGTAAACTTGAATTGAATGCAGCCCGTATTCTTGAAGATTTAGACAATGCTCAAGAAGTACTTGCAGAACCTATTCAAACAGTGATGCGTCGTTATAACGTCGAAAAGCCATACGAAAAATTAAAAGCGCTTACTCGTGGTCAAGCCATGACGCGTGAGATGATGCTAGACTTCGTAAATGGTACTGAACTTGAAGCTGTGCCTGCTGCGGATCGCGCACGTTTAGCGGAAATGACGCCTGCAAGCTACACAGGTAATGCTGCTGAACAAGCAAAACAAATTAAAGATTTAATTGCTAAAATCTAA
- a CDS encoding DUF2238 domain-containing protein: MIEYQLTFKHWICLAIVAATISIASIHPLEFESYLLHQAGTIFMLLVLYITLKKIGLSFVNFALYLAFLLIHILAAHYLYSYVPYNEWILQVFHFDLNQTMGWTRNMYDRWVHLAYGLLLYPFFYRVFQVWLPNLKPYVLFLLVIQFVMATSLIYEWIEWLIAIQLSPEDAENYNGQQGDIWDAHVDMLLATLGAMITGGIYLLQQAKAKN, encoded by the coding sequence ATGATCGAATACCAACTTACTTTTAAACACTGGATTTGTTTAGCGATTGTTGCTGCTACAATTTCAATTGCCAGTATTCATCCATTAGAATTTGAATCGTATTTACTTCATCAAGCAGGAACCATTTTTATGCTGCTTGTGTTGTACATTACTTTGAAAAAAATAGGCTTAAGCTTTGTCAATTTTGCTCTTTATTTAGCTTTTCTTTTGATCCATATTTTAGCAGCTCATTATTTATATTCTTATGTACCTTATAACGAATGGATCCTGCAAGTTTTTCATTTTGATTTAAATCAAACTATGGGCTGGACTCGCAACATGTATGATCGTTGGGTGCATTTGGCTTATGGTCTTCTGCTTTACCCTTTTTTCTATCGTGTATTTCAAGTTTGGTTACCTAACCTTAAACCTTATGTGCTTTTTCTATTGGTGATTCAATTTGTAATGGCAACCAGCCTGATTTATGAATGGATTGAATGGTTGATTGCTATTCAACTTTCTCCCGAAGATGCAGAAAATTACAATGGGCAGCAAGGTGATATCTGGGATGCCCATGTGGACATGCTGCTTGCAACTTTAGGTGCCATGATCACAGGCGGTATTTATTTGCTGCAACAAGCTAAAGCTAAGAACTAA
- the mnmA gene encoding tRNA 2-thiouridine(34) synthase MnmA yields the protein MQQRVIVGMSGGVDSSVSAALLLQQGYQVEGLFMKNWEEDDGTEYCTAMEDLADAQAVCDKIGIKLHTANFAMEYWDRVFEHFLAEYAAGRTPNPDILCNKEIKFRAFLDHAVNLGADFIATGHYCRRGETLTNSRGEEYAPLLRGLDQNKDQTYFLHAVHGREINKTLFPVGEIEKPEVRRIAEELGLATAKKKDSTGICFIGERRFNDFLKQYLPAQPGKIVLDNGKEVGDHHGLMYYTLGQRGGIGIGGMKGADEGAWFVLHKDIEHNRLVVGQGHDHPLMQSTMLWSEAIDWVAGEQDIPVTGFRCTAKTRYRQPDQACVLYKDDTMPNGVRVEFDESQRAVTPGQSVVFYLDDICLGGGVIHHTNAPKPDFIA from the coding sequence ATGCAACAACGTGTCATCGTCGGTATGTCTGGTGGTGTAGATTCTTCTGTATCTGCAGCACTTCTTCTTCAACAAGGATATCAAGTTGAAGGACTTTTCATGAAGAACTGGGAAGAAGATGACGGCACGGAATATTGTACCGCAATGGAAGACCTTGCCGATGCGCAAGCCGTTTGCGATAAAATTGGAATTAAATTACATACTGCCAATTTCGCCATGGAATATTGGGATCGTGTATTTGAACACTTCCTTGCTGAATATGCCGCAGGTCGTACCCCAAACCCAGATATCTTGTGTAATAAAGAAATTAAATTCCGTGCCTTCCTCGACCATGCCGTGAATTTAGGTGCGGATTTTATTGCCACAGGTCATTATTGCCGTCGCGGTGAAACTCTGACCAACTCACGTGGTGAAGAATATGCGCCATTACTACGTGGTTTAGATCAAAACAAAGACCAAACTTATTTCTTACATGCCGTACATGGCCGTGAAATTAATAAAACCTTGTTCCCTGTGGGTGAAATTGAAAAACCAGAAGTTCGTCGCATTGCCGAAGAACTTGGCTTAGCTACTGCAAAGAAAAAAGATTCAACAGGTATTTGTTTTATTGGAGAACGCCGATTTAATGACTTCTTGAAACAATACTTACCCGCTCAACCCGGAAAAATTGTATTGGATAACGGGAAAGAGGTTGGTGATCATCACGGCTTAATGTACTATACGCTCGGTCAGCGTGGCGGCATTGGCATTGGTGGTATGAAAGGTGCTGACGAAGGTGCTTGGTTCGTCTTACATAAAGATATTGAACATAACCGCCTTGTGGTCGGTCAAGGTCATGATCACCCCTTAATGCAAAGTACAATGCTTTGGAGTGAAGCGATTGACTGGGTTGCAGGTGAACAAGACATCCCTGTTACAGGTTTCCGCTGTACGGCAAAAACCCGTTATCGCCAGCCCGACCAAGCTTGCGTATTATATAAAGATGACACAATGCCAAATGGTGTTCGCGTTGAATTTGATGAATCACAACGTGCTGTTACTCCAGGTCAGAGTGTCGTGTTTTATTTAGATGATATTTGTTTAGGTGGTGGTGTCATTCATCATACCAATGCCCCTAAGCCAGATTTTATTGCATAA
- the sohB gene encoding protease SohB, with protein MLFQLPKLPAEIRVSHLNARVNEQRKKIAQTTASKLELLQLTQQLAKEARARKKNNQKVYVLDFKGDTAASAVDNIREEITLILATAKAGRDRVVVRLESPGGMVHGYGLAAAQLVRLRDAGFHLTICVDKVAASGGYMMACIASEIIAAPFAVVGSIGVVAQVPNFNRLLKEHHVDFELYTAGQFKRTVTMFGENTPEGKAKFEEELQQTHELFKHFVEKYRPQLNVEKVATGEHWYGRDALDLNLVDKLQTSDEYLLNLLPQHDVYVIQTRRKPTLGEKIGLQAAQIADHLVPSVMYKVMESLSNANVNLVQMRDPKL; from the coding sequence ATGTTATTTCAATTGCCGAAGTTGCCTGCGGAAATACGAGTTAGTCACTTAAACGCGCGCGTAAATGAACAAAGAAAAAAAATTGCGCAAACAACTGCTTCAAAATTAGAGCTTTTACAACTGACACAACAATTGGCGAAAGAAGCACGTGCACGTAAAAAGAATAATCAAAAAGTCTATGTATTAGACTTTAAAGGTGATACAGCAGCATCTGCCGTAGATAATATTCGTGAAGAAATTACCCTGATTTTGGCAACTGCAAAAGCAGGGCGTGACCGTGTTGTTGTAAGACTTGAAAGCCCAGGTGGTATGGTGCATGGTTATGGTTTAGCTGCTGCACAGTTGGTGCGTCTACGTGATGCAGGCTTTCATTTAACCATCTGTGTGGATAAGGTTGCTGCAAGCGGTGGTTACATGATGGCATGTATTGCCAGTGAAATTATTGCTGCGCCTTTTGCAGTGGTTGGTTCTATTGGTGTTGTGGCACAAGTACCAAACTTTAACCGTTTATTGAAAGAGCATCATGTTGATTTTGAATTGTACACAGCAGGTCAATTTAAACGTACAGTGACCATGTTTGGTGAAAATACACCTGAAGGTAAAGCAAAATTTGAAGAAGAATTACAACAAACCCATGAGTTATTTAAGCACTTTGTAGAGAAATATCGTCCACAATTGAATGTTGAAAAAGTTGCAACAGGTGAACATTGGTATGGTCGTGATGCGCTAGATTTGAATTTGGTAGATAAACTACAGACTTCAGATGAATACTTGCTTAATTTATTGCCACAACATGATGTGTATGTGATTCAAACGCGTCGTAAACCTACATTGGGTGAAAAAATTGGTTTACAGGCAGCACAAATTGCAGATCACTTGGTTCCAAGTGTGATGTATAAAGTGATGGAAAGTTTAAGCAATGCAAATGTAAATTTGGTGCAAATGCGTGATCCTAAATTATAA
- the hflD gene encoding high frequency lysogenization protein HflD codes for MVELPFQQPQTLSQRQNRALALAAVFQATQLTHMTAISGRQSIGDSGNFYLEQLIKASLNIRPTSNQSCQTLDFFNQLADISLGLKTLESSITQPFNPAPKSRLPKLSNAKLPMSYAMALLQLEKKVYSNPKFVEIIEKSQQKILKQLSFFDNNYTHPSILANLAQTYVDTAGQINPRIMVRGNAEAFKDTAHTNRIRAALFTGLQMAHLWRQLGGSSWGMIFSKRKLLQDIQDLARLQYQVI; via the coding sequence ATGGTTGAGTTACCGTTTCAACAGCCTCAAACTTTAAGTCAACGCCAAAATCGTGCATTGGCGCTTGCGGCTGTGTTTCAGGCAACACAACTCACCCATATGACAGCTATTTCTGGGCGACAGAGCATCGGAGATAGCGGGAATTTCTATTTAGAACAGCTCATTAAAGCCAGCCTAAATATCCGTCCAACGTCCAATCAATCCTGTCAAACCTTAGATTTTTTCAATCAACTTGCTGATATCTCTCTAGGATTGAAAACCCTAGAAAGCAGTATTACCCAACCGTTTAATCCTGCACCGAAATCCCGCTTACCCAAACTCTCGAATGCCAAGCTTCCCATGTCCTATGCTATGGCATTATTACAATTAGAAAAAAAGGTCTACAGTAATCCAAAGTTTGTAGAAATTATTGAAAAATCACAGCAAAAAATTCTAAAACAACTCTCTTTTTTCGACAATAACTATACGCATCCGAGCATTCTTGCCAACTTAGCCCAAACCTATGTCGATACCGCAGGACAAATTAATCCTCGTATTATGGTGCGTGGCAATGCAGAAGCATTTAAGGATACAGCGCATACCAACCGAATTCGTGCTGCCCTCTTTACTGGTCTACAAATGGCACATTTGTGGCGTCAGCTTGGAGGAAGCTCTTGGGGCATGATTTTTAGCAAACGTAAACTGCTCCAAGACATTCAAGATCTCGCTCGTTTACAGTATCAGGTGATCTAA